The DNA window TGCAGCACCAGCGTCAGATCGCCGCCGTCATCCAGGATCATGTTGGCGTCCCAGGGCTGACCGTCTTTGACGATGGTCTGCTCAATGCACCACCAGAACTCTTCTTCGGTTTCGCCCTTCCAGGCAAAGACCGGAATGCCCGCCGCCGCAATGGCTGCCGCAGCGTGGTCCTGAGTAGAGAAGATGTTGCAGGATGACCAGCGTACTTCGGCGCCCAATTCCACCAGCGTCTCGATCAGCACGGCGGTTTGAATGGTCATGTGAATACAGCCCATGATCTTCGCGCCCTTGAGCGGCTGATCGGCTTTGTATTTTTCGCGCAGGGCCATCAGCGCCGGCATTTCAGTTTCAGCGATTTCAATTTCCCGGCGACCGTACTCGGCCTGGGACATGTCGGCGACTTTGAAGTCGGTGAAGGTGGTGGTTGCTGCGATTGCGGTAGTCATAATAGGTGCCTCGTTTGCGTGACGCTGGACGGGAGACGGGAGACGCAAAAGCGCTCAGCCCCTAGCCCTGAGTCGATTAATTAGAGCGGCAAGTTTTGCAAACACACGCTCGAGTTCTGGATGCCAATTTTGCTCTTGCTCTACGTAGCCGAGTTGTGTGGCGATGATCATTTGTGTTTCCAGCTCCGCCAGTGATCCTCTGGCAATAAATAAAAATCTCAAAAATTCTTTGTCTGGGTCTCGGACTGCGCCCTCGGCGATATTGCTCGGCACACTGATTGCCGAGCGCCGCATCTGGCTAGTTAGCCCGAATCGCTCATCGTCCGGAAAACGGCTGCTTAGCTCATAAACCTGCTGAACTAATGCCATGGCATCCCGCCAAACATCCATCCTGATATGCCGCCGTTCCATGGCAGTCTCCTATTTAGTATCGGGTTCAAAGGCTGGTGTCCCGCCTTTGCGTCTACCGTCTCCCGTCCAGCGTCTCCGGAGCGCCGGCCGCCCGCCTCACAACGCCGCCTTCAGCGCCTCCGCCTTGTCCGTCTTCTCCCAGCTAAACGCAGTGGCGGTCTCACTGCGCTGCTCGCCGCCTTCTTTAAAGGTGTAGGTGTGCTCATAGGGCTCGCGGCCAAAGTGGCCGTAGGCCGCCGTGGGTTGGTAAACCGGGTGGGCGAGGTCGAGCATTTTGGTAATGCCGTAGGGGCGCAGGTCGAAAACCTCGCGCACGGCGGCGATCAGTTTGTCGTCGCTGACTTTGCCGGTGCCAAAGGTGTTGATCGAGATCGACGTGGGCTCGGCGACGCCGATGGCGTAGCTCACCTGAATTTCACAGCGGTCGGCCAGACCGGCGGCGACGATGTTTTTGGCCACGTAACGGCCAGCATATGCCGCGCTGCGGTCGACCTTTGAGGGGTCCTTGCCGGAGAAGGCGCCACCGCCGTGACGGGCCATGCCGCCGTAGGTGTCGACGATGATTTTACGGCCGGTCAGGCCGCAGTCGCCCACGGGGCCACCAATCACAAATTTGCCAGTGGGGTTGATGTGAAATTTGGTGCCGACGTGGAGCAGCTCGGCAGGCAGCACGTGCTTGATAATTTCTTCCCGCACGGCCTCATGGAGGACCCCCTGGGAGATATCCGGGCTGTGCTGGGTCGACAGCACCACGGCGTCGACGGCCACGGGTTTGCCGTTTTCATAGCGCAGGGTCACCTGGCTTTTGGCGTCGGGACGCAGCCACGCCAGCGCGCCGTTTTTGCGCAGGTAGGCTTGACGCTCAACCAGACGGTGAGAGTAGAACAGCGGTGCGGGCATCAGCGAATCGGTTTCGTTGGTGGCATAACCGAACATCAGGCCCTGGTCGCCGGCGCCCTGATCCTCGGGCTTGGCCCGGTCAACACCCTGGTTGATATCCACGGACTGTTTGCCGATGGCATTCAGCACCGCGCAGCTGGCGCCGTCAAAACCCACGTCGGAGCTGTTGTAGCCAATGCCGGTGATCACGTCGCGAATAATATCTTCCAGGTCCACGTAGCAAGAGGTAGTGACCTCGCCAGCGACAATGGCCATACCGGTTTTAACCATGGTCTCCACCGCGACCCGGGCGTATTTGTCCCGGGCGATAATGGCATCGAGTACGGCGTCAGAGATTTGATCCGCCATCTTGTCGGGATGGCCCTCAGAGACAGACTCGGAGGTAAACAGGCTGTAGTCAGACATGGTTGTCGCATTCCTCATTTAATTCGCCGGCCAAACACCGGGGCTAATCACTAGGGTTCGGTTTTAAGTATTACTGCCGGGTTTTACAAATTGTCGAACCTGCACCCGAAAGCCATTGAGCTGGGCGAGGTAAGCGGCGGGGCCTTCCTCAAATCCTGCCGACTGGGCCCACTGGCTCAGGTCATCGGGTTCAAAGCCCAACCAGATATCGCCGCAGGCTTCCCGGGCCCAGCTCTGGTCGTGGTGACACAGCTCGGTAACGCAAAAAATGCCGCCGCCGCGCAGCAGACGCCACACATCGGCAAAAATATCGCCGGGTGACGGCACGTGGTGGAGCACCATATTGGCGACCACGCAGTCGGCCTGACCCTCGGGCAGTTGCGGAGAGCTGCTATCCCCGAGCAGGGCTTCCACATTGGCTAGCCCCTGCGCTTCAATAAATGTGCGTGCCCGGCCCAGCATCGATTCGGCATTGTCCAGGGCGATCACCCGGCGGTAGCGGGCAGCCAATGGAGCCAGAAATGCGCCCTCGCCGGGCCCAATTTCAATCGCTAATTCGCCCCCCCTGGGCTGCTGGCTGGCAAGCAACTCGGCGGTGCTGGTGCCGTACACATCAAAGTCGACCATCTGCTCCTGATGCTGGCGAAACTGGTCGGCATTGTCGGCAAAGAAGGCGCTGGATGACGCCGCCCGCTCTTTGAACACGGTCGCCAATCTTGTCTCTGTGTCGCTATCCAGGGCGATGTCATCAACATTGCTCATCAGCGCGCTGTGCAATTCTGCCAGGGCCCCGGGCGGCGCCACGCTGCGCCGGTAAAACAAGCTATTACCTTCCCGCCGTTTGGTGACCAAGCCCGCGGTGGCCAGAATTTTCAGGTGATGGCTCATCCCTGACTGGCGGATGGCAAAAATCGAACACAGCTCCTGCACCGTGTAGGTGTCCTGGCTCAGCACCCGCAGAATCTGCAGGCGCAGGCCGTCCGCAGCTGCTTTGCAAAAGCGCAGCAGAGCGTCGTTGTCGCCTTCATCCGCGACGGTAGTGGGCAGGGGGCTGCTTAACATGCGGGGCAGTTTAACAGGGTAGATGCCTATATCAAAATATTTTGATATAGGCTTGTTGGGGTTGAGTTGTTGTTTGTTGCCGCGATGGGCCCCGGCTAACCGCCTGATGTGCATGCTGGAAAGGGTGAGCCGCTTTGAGTCTGGTAACGCTGGACCCCGGCTCGGGGCCGGGGTGACGACATTGGGGCGGAGGGTTTTCAGTCTTGTGACCAAGCATGTCATTCCGGGCGCGCTTTTAGCGACCCGGAATCCAAAGTGCGGAGGAGGTGATGTTGGCTGGGCCTTGGCCCGTCCTCGGCTCGGGGGAAGGGCGAGCTTACAGGTACTTCAGCCAGTCGTCGGTGAATTTATCGATCTGCTTGTACACGTGGTCAAAGGCTTCCCGGCTTTTGCGATAGGGGTCGGGCACCTTTTCATTTTGCGACCACTTGCCCAGCAAAAAGGCCTTGCCGCTCACCTGAGGCGCGATCTCGCTGATGCCCTTCAGGTGCTCCTGCTCCATTGCCAGAATCAGGTCGGCCTCCATCAAAATGCTGGAGCGCAATTGCCGGGCGCGGTGCTCGCTGGCATCAATGCCGTGTTCAAGCAGAATTTTGCCGGCGGTTTCGTCAATGGGTTTATCGACCAGGGCGCCGAGTCCGGCGGAGTGGATGGTCAGCCCGGGCTTGCCCGCCAATTTGTGTTTGAACATGTATTCGGCGGTGGGGCTGCGGCAGATATTGCCGATGCAGACCAAAAGAATATTTTTGAACATCCAGACCAGGTCCTGAGCAATCCTTGGGAGGGGGTAATTTTCCCCGGCGGGGGAGCGGGGCGCAAGGGAATCCCCCAATTCGGTGGGGATTTCCGCCTATTTCCCGCCAGACGAGGATAAATGGCCATTTTTACGGTTCTGCTATTTGCTGTCTTGGAGCCGGTAAGGGAAAATACCGCCTCTTTTATCACCCGCGATCTTTGACCAGTAAATCAGGAGCTCCCGATGCCCTCTCGCAGCGACCTCGCTAACGCCATTCGCGCCCTCAGCATGGATGCCGTCCAAAAAGCCAACTCGGGTCACCCCGGCGCTCCCATGGGCATGGCGGATATCGCCGAAGTATTGTGGCGGGACTATATGCGACACAATCCTGCCAACCCCAGCTGGGCCAATCGGGACCGCTTTGTGCTGTCCAACGGCCACGGCTCGATGCTGATTTACTCACTGCTGCACCTGACCGGTTATGACCTGTCCATTGATGACCTGAAAAACTTCCGCCAGCTGCACAGCAAAACCCCGGGTCACCCCGAATACGGCTACGCGCCGGGGGTAGAAACCACCACAGGCCCGCTGGGGCAGGGCATTGCCAATGCCGTGGGCATGGCGGTTGCCGAGAAAGTACTGGCCGCCCAATTCAATCGTGACGGTCACGAGATTGTCGACCACCACACCTATGTCTTCCTGGGTGACGGCTGCATGATGGAGGGCATCTCCCATGAGGTTTGCTCACTGGCAGGCACCCTGGGTCTGGGCAAACTGATTGCCTTCTATGACGACAACGGCATTTCCATCGACGGTGAAGTGGAAGGCTGGTTCACCGACGATACCCCCGCCCGGTTTGCCGCCTACGGCTGGCAGGTGATCCCCGCAGTGGATGGCCACAACAGTGCCGAGGTGGCCAAGGCCATCGAGGCCGCCCGCGCTGAAACCGGCAAGCCCACTTTGATCTGCTGCAAAACGGTGATCGGCAAGGGCTCGCCCAACAAGCAGGGTAAAGAAGAATCCCATGGCGCACCGCTGGGCAATGACGAAATTGTACTGACCCGGGAAGCCCTGGGCTGGTCCCACGGCCCCTTTGAGGTGCCAGAAGACATCTATGCGGGCTGGGATGCGCGTGATACCGGTGCCCAGGCCGAAGCCGCCTGGGATGAAACCTTTGCGGCCTATCAAGCGGATTACCCTGAACTGGCTGCCGAGTTCTTGCGCCGCACCCAGGGCCAGCTGCCCCCTGACTTTGACGCCCAGGCCCAGGAGTTTATCGCCCGCTGTCAGGACGAGGCCAAAGATGTGGCGACTCGCAAGGCCTCCCAGCTCTGTCTGGACACCTACGCTCAAATGCTGCCCGAACTGCTGGGCGGCTCTGCCGACCTGGCCGGCTCCAACCTGACCTTCTTCAAAGGCTACAAGGCCATCACCGCCGAGGATGCCAGCGGTAACTACCTGCACTACGGTGTGCGCGAGTTTGGGATGTCGGCCATGATGAACGGCATTGCCTTGCACGGCGGCTTCATCAACTACGGCGCCACCTTCCTGGTGTTTATGGAATACGCCCGCAATGCCGTGCGCATGGCGGCGATCATGAAGCAGCGCAGCATCTTTGTTTACACCCACGACTCCATTGGTCTGGGTGAAGATGGCCCCACTCACCAGCCCATCGAGCAACTGGCCTCGCTGCGCGGCACCCCCAATATGTCCATGTGGCGGCCCTGTGATATGGCCGAGTCGGCAGTGGCCTGGAAGGCGGCGCTGGAGCGCAACGATGGTCCCACCGCGCTGATCTTCAGCCGCCAGGGCCTGCCCCATCAGCGCCGCAATGCAGCCCAGCTTGCCGCTGTGGCCAAGGGTGGCTACGTGCTGAGCGACTGCGACGGCGAGCCCGAGGCCATCATTATTGCTACCGGTTCCGAAGTGCAGCTGGCCATGGAAGCCAAAGGCAAGTTGCTGCAAATCGGCCGCCGCGTGCGCGTGGTGTCCATGCCCAGCACCGACACCTTCGATGCCCAGGACGCCTACTACAAAGAGTCGGTGCTGCCCAGCAACATTCTGGCCCGGGTCGCCATTGAGGCTGCTCACAAAGACTTCTGGTACAAGTATGTGGGTTTGGACGGTCGCATTATCGGCATGGACAGCTTCGGCGAATCTGCTCCGG is part of the Spongiibacter taiwanensis genome and encodes:
- a CDS encoding four helix bundle protein, whose product is MERRHIRMDVWRDAMALVQQVYELSSRFPDDERFGLTSQMRRSAISVPSNIAEGAVRDPDKEFLRFLFIARGSLAELETQMIIATQLGYVEQEQNWHPELERVFAKLAALINRLRARG
- the metK gene encoding methionine adenosyltransferase: MSDYSLFTSESVSEGHPDKMADQISDAVLDAIIARDKYARVAVETMVKTGMAIVAGEVTTSCYVDLEDIIRDVITGIGYNSSDVGFDGASCAVLNAIGKQSVDINQGVDRAKPEDQGAGDQGLMFGYATNETDSLMPAPLFYSHRLVERQAYLRKNGALAWLRPDAKSQVTLRYENGKPVAVDAVVLSTQHSPDISQGVLHEAVREEIIKHVLPAELLHVGTKFHINPTGKFVIGGPVGDCGLTGRKIIVDTYGGMARHGGGAFSGKDPSKVDRSAAYAGRYVAKNIVAAGLADRCEIQVSYAIGVAEPTSISINTFGTGKVSDDKLIAAVREVFDLRPYGITKMLDLAHPVYQPTAAYGHFGREPYEHTYTFKEGGEQRSETATAFSWEKTDKAEALKAAL
- a CDS encoding ArsR/SmtB family transcription factor — translated: MLSSPLPTTVADEGDNDALLRFCKAAADGLRLQILRVLSQDTYTVQELCSIFAIRQSGMSHHLKILATAGLVTKRREGNSLFYRRSVAPPGALAELHSALMSNVDDIALDSDTETRLATVFKERAASSSAFFADNADQFRQHQEQMVDFDVYGTSTAELLASQQPRGGELAIEIGPGEGAFLAPLAARYRRVIALDNAESMLGRARTFIEAQGLANVEALLGDSSSPQLPEGQADCVVANMVLHHVPSPGDIFADVWRLLRGGGIFCVTELCHHDQSWAREACGDIWLGFEPDDLSQWAQSAGFEEGPAAYLAQLNGFRVQVRQFVKPGSNT
- a CDS encoding low molecular weight protein-tyrosine-phosphatase — protein: MFKNILLVCIGNICRSPTAEYMFKHKLAGKPGLTIHSAGLGALVDKPIDETAGKILLEHGIDASEHRARQLRSSILMEADLILAMEQEHLKGISEIAPQVSGKAFLLGKWSQNEKVPDPYRKSREAFDHVYKQIDKFTDDWLKYL
- the tkt gene encoding transketolase; protein product: MPSRSDLANAIRALSMDAVQKANSGHPGAPMGMADIAEVLWRDYMRHNPANPSWANRDRFVLSNGHGSMLIYSLLHLTGYDLSIDDLKNFRQLHSKTPGHPEYGYAPGVETTTGPLGQGIANAVGMAVAEKVLAAQFNRDGHEIVDHHTYVFLGDGCMMEGISHEVCSLAGTLGLGKLIAFYDDNGISIDGEVEGWFTDDTPARFAAYGWQVIPAVDGHNSAEVAKAIEAARAETGKPTLICCKTVIGKGSPNKQGKEESHGAPLGNDEIVLTREALGWSHGPFEVPEDIYAGWDARDTGAQAEAAWDETFAAYQADYPELAAEFLRRTQGQLPPDFDAQAQEFIARCQDEAKDVATRKASQLCLDTYAQMLPELLGGSADLAGSNLTFFKGYKAITAEDASGNYLHYGVREFGMSAMMNGIALHGGFINYGATFLVFMEYARNAVRMAAIMKQRSIFVYTHDSIGLGEDGPTHQPIEQLASLRGTPNMSMWRPCDMAESAVAWKAALERNDGPTALIFSRQGLPHQRRNAAQLAAVAKGGYVLSDCDGEPEAIIIATGSEVQLAMEAKGKLLQIGRRVRVVSMPSTDTFDAQDAYYKESVLPSNILARVAIEAAHKDFWYKYVGLDGRIIGMDSFGESAPAAALFEHFGIDSEAVVEAVEEMLS